The genomic interval TCTGGACAGAAAAAGATTTGATACAGGGCAATTGCCCTGATTGCGGAAGGCCTGTTGACCAAATACAGGAGGAGAACTATTTTTTTCTCATGTCAAAATATCAAGAAAATTTAATAAGGCATATAGAACAAAACCCTTCTTATATACTTCCTGAGACTCGTAGAAACGAGGTCCTTGGCTTTTTGAAAAATAATACACTTGGAGATTTATGCATTTCCAGACCAAGGCAGAGGCTTTCATGGGGTATCCCCCTGCCTTTTGATAATAGTTTTGTCACATATGTATGGTTTGATGCACTGGTGAATTATTATTCTGCAACAAGGTATCTCGCTCCGGGAGACAGAAGACAGGAGACAGAAGACAGAGGACAGAATTGGTGGCCTGCAAATCATCATATAATCGGCAAGGATATTCTTACGACCCATGCAGTTTATTGGTCAGCCATGCTCATGGCATTGGATCTCCCTTTGCCTCATAATATTTTTGCTCATGGGTGGTGGACAGTTGACGGTAAAAAGATGTCTAAATCTATTGGCAATGTCGTTGACCCAAATGCAATGGCTGATAAATATAGTGTTGATGCATTTCGATATTTTCTTTTCAGAGAAGTGCCTTTTGGTCTTGATGGTGATTTTTCAGAAGATGCATTAATAAGGCGTATAAATACAGACCTTGCAAATGACCTTGGAAATCTTTTGAGTAGATTTCTGACGATGGCGGAAAAGTATTTTCAAGGAAAGATTGATTTTATTGATAGCAAAGATGAATTTGTAGAGAAGTGTATTAAGACAAATGAAAATATTCATAGGGAAGAATATTGGCTACGATTGAGCTTTAACTTGATACTGGAAAATATCTGGCAAATGATTAGTGATGCAAACAATTATATTGCTCAGAAAGAGCCTTGGAAACTCGCTAAGACCAATTTAGAGGAACTTAAAATTGTCATATATAATATCTGGAATTCTCTGAGACTTATTGCACAGACTATTTATCCTTTTATGCCTGATACAGCAGAAAAGATGTGGAAACAACTCGGGCTTAAATCATTAAAAGAAGAAGTGATATTTCAGTGGGAATGGAGTCATAACTATGAGATAAAAATCTCAAAAGGCGAGCAGCTTTTTCCGCGCATAGAAAAACAATATAAAGCAGAAGACATAACACAGAAGGATGTTTTTACAGATAAAAAATTAAAGGAGGAAAAGAAGAAAGTGACAGAGGGTGTTAAAGAATTAATTGCCATAGATGATTTTGCAAAAGTTGAATTAAAGGTTGGTAAGGTTATTAGTGCTGAGAAGGTTGAAAAATCAGAAAAGCTGCTAAGACTTAAGGTTGATATAGGAGAGGAAAGGCAGATAGTCGCTGGCATTGCAAAGTCTTATACACCTGATGACCTTATTGGTAAAAAAATTGTTGTAGTCACAAACCTTAAGCCTGCAAAGCTTATGGGTATAGAGTCACACGGCATGCTCCTTGCTGCTACAGATGATGAAGGAAGACTTTCTGTTCTTACGCTTGACAGAGAAGTGAAACAAGGGGCAAGGGTGAAGTAGAGAAAAATATGTCTGAACAAAAGATAAAACACTGGCCTGAGAACGAGAGGCCGAGGGAGAGGCTTATTAAATATGGTGCTGAGAGTCTTTCGGATGCGCAACTCCTTGCAATTATTCTACGAACAGGTAGCGAAGGAAAAGGAGTATTAGACCTCTCAATATCACTTATTGATGTATTCAAAAACCTGAGAAATATAGATGCTGCATCAATATCAGAGCTTTCCTCTATGAAAGGTCTCGGTATCGCAAAAATCGCCCAGATCAAGGCAGCCTTTGAACTCGGGAAAAGATTAATGAGAGAGTCTTCTGATGGCAAACCTGTATTTTATTCGAGCCATGCCATTTACTCTTATTTTGCTCCGAGGTTTAAAAATCTTAAAAAGGAATTTTTTATAAGTGTTCTTTTGGATGTAAAAAATAGGCTTATAAGGGAGTGCAAGATTTCTGAGGGAACACTTACTAATTCTATCATACATCCAAGGGAGGCATTCAGAGAGGCAATAAAAGAATCAGCAGCATCTATTATATTTATTCATAATCATCCAAGTGGTGACCCTACACCAAGTAGAGATGACATTGCAATCACTGAAAGATTAAAAAACACAGGGGACATAATTGGTATAAATGTACTTGACCATGTGATTATAGGTGATGGGAAATATATAAGCCTTAAAGAGAAAGGCGTATTATGATAAAATAACTCATATCAATTTAGTTTAAGGAGGTTAGCCATGCCAGCATATGATTACAAATGCGATAAGTGTGGAGAGACCTTTTCTTTGATTATGAGTATTAGTGAAAAGGAGACAAAGAAGGTAAAATGTCCTAAGTGTAAGAGTGTGAAAGTTAAGCCTGTCTACTCAGGATTTTTTGCTGTAACATCAAAGAAGTCATAAACTAAATATAGGGTTTCACAAAATTAAAAAATTCCCTCTCCCTTTTGGGGAGAGGGGTAGGTTGAGGGGTAAATTGCTAAGCAAGCCTAAAAATGCTATGTCAAATAAATCAATAAAATCAAAGGATTACAAATTTTGTGAGACCTACATAAACTAAATAAATTAGGAGGATGTGATGATTAAAAGAGCACTTATTAGTGTATCTGACAAGAGAGGGATTGTTGATTTTGCAAAGGAATTGTCTTTAATGGGTATCGAGATACTTTCAACTGGAGGTACTGCAAAGTCACTTCGTGATGCCGGTATTGCAGTTACAGAGGTGTCTGATTATACAGGATTCCCAGAGATGCTTGATGGCAGATTGAAAACCCTTCATCCAAAGATACACGGAGGTCTTTTAGCAAGGCGCAGTAATGCTAAGGATATGGATGATATACAAAGGCATGATATTAAGCCGATAGACATGGTTGTTGTTAATCTTTATCCCTTCGAGGAAACTATTTCAAAGCCGGGCGTGACTTTTGAAGACGCAATTGAAAATATAGATATAGGTGGTCCCACAATGCTAAGGGCTGCATCAAAGAATTTTCAGGATGTTATAGTAGTTGTTGACCCTGATGATTATCCAAAGATAATAGATGAAATAAAGTCATCTAATGGTGATATAAGTAGAGAGACAAGGCTCAATCTCGCAAAGAAGGTCTTTGCCCATACAGCAAGGTATGATGCTCTTATTGCTGATTATTTGACAAGTATAATAGAAAAGGAACCTTATTTTCCTGAATATCTCACCATACCTCTTAAAAGGGTTTCTGTTTTAAGATATGGTGAAAACCCGCAGCAGAAGGCAGCAATATACAGAGAGAGAAATAGTGGCATTTCTCTGCCTGATGCAAAAGTGCTTCAGGGCAAGGAGATGTCTTTTAATAACTACCTTGATGCACACTCAGCACTTATGCTTATAGTTGAGTTTGATAAAAAGGCATGCGCAATTATAAAGCACAATAATCCATGTGGGGTTGCGAT from Dissulfurispira thermophila carries:
- the metG gene encoding methionine--tRNA ligase, translated to MTRFYVTTPIYYVNDIPHIGHAYTTIAADILARYNRLKGKEVFLLTGTDEHGQKVEKAAKERGKTPKEHADSMVDNFKNLWKKLNISNNAFIRTTDDEHIKTVQCLLQILFDKGEIQKRSYAGWYCVPDERFWTEKDLIQGNCPDCGRPVDQIQEENYFFLMSKYQENLIRHIEQNPSYILPETRRNEVLGFLKNNTLGDLCISRPRQRLSWGIPLPFDNSFVTYVWFDALVNYYSATRYLAPGDRRQETEDRGQNWWPANHHIIGKDILTTHAVYWSAMLMALDLPLPHNIFAHGWWTVDGKKMSKSIGNVVDPNAMADKYSVDAFRYFLFREVPFGLDGDFSEDALIRRINTDLANDLGNLLSRFLTMAEKYFQGKIDFIDSKDEFVEKCIKTNENIHREEYWLRLSFNLILENIWQMISDANNYIAQKEPWKLAKTNLEELKIVIYNIWNSLRLIAQTIYPFMPDTAEKMWKQLGLKSLKEEVIFQWEWSHNYEIKISKGEQLFPRIEKQYKAEDITQKDVFTDKKLKEEKKKVTEGVKELIAIDDFAKVELKVGKVISAEKVEKSEKLLRLKVDIGEERQIVAGIAKSYTPDDLIGKKIVVVTNLKPAKLMGIESHGMLLAATDDEGRLSVLTLDREVKQGARVK
- a CDS encoding FmdB family zinc ribbon protein, with amino-acid sequence MPAYDYKCDKCGETFSLIMSISEKETKKVKCPKCKSVKVKPVYSGFFAVTSKKS
- the radC gene encoding RadC family protein, whose product is MSEQKIKHWPENERPRERLIKYGAESLSDAQLLAIILRTGSEGKGVLDLSISLIDVFKNLRNIDAASISELSSMKGLGIAKIAQIKAAFELGKRLMRESSDGKPVFYSSHAIYSYFAPRFKNLKKEFFISVLLDVKNRLIRECKISEGTLTNSIIHPREAFREAIKESAASIIFIHNHPSGDPTPSRDDIAITERLKNTGDIIGINVLDHVIIGDGKYISLKEKGVL
- the purH gene encoding bifunctional phosphoribosylaminoimidazolecarboxamide formyltransferase/IMP cyclohydrolase, with product MIKRALISVSDKRGIVDFAKELSLMGIEILSTGGTAKSLRDAGIAVTEVSDYTGFPEMLDGRLKTLHPKIHGGLLARRSNAKDMDDIQRHDIKPIDMVVVNLYPFEETISKPGVTFEDAIENIDIGGPTMLRAASKNFQDVIVVVDPDDYPKIIDEIKSSNGDISRETRLNLAKKVFAHTARYDALIADYLTSIIEKEPYFPEYLTIPLKRVSVLRYGENPQQKAAIYRERNSGISLPDAKVLQGKEMSFNNYLDAHSALMLIVEFDKKACAIIKHNNPCGVAIGNTAREAYKKAEKADPISAFGGVVAFNTEVDADAAKEMVELFLEVVIAPSFTSDALEIFSKKPNIRLLELSNMLEKKKAASWDMKRIAGGMLVQDWDYSDEDIMKMKAVTKRQPTEDELEALSFAWKVCKHVKSNAIVYAFKDRTVGIGIGQTKRVYSAKIGAMNATEPIKGSVVASDGFFPFRDGIDVLHEMGVTAVVQPGGSVKDNEVIQAADEYGMAMIITGTRHFRH